One window from the genome of Plasmodium reichenowi strain SY57 chromosome 8, whole genome shotgun sequence encodes:
- a CDS encoding RNA-binding protein, putative yields MSLTNSSKIFIGSIPKDVTEEELKTEAAKYGTITQVYYVPATAQSPRGWAFITYEQRSEAYKAIEALDYKCIFPNSQRPLDVRFASYKYNNSNDAQGGNKNVWQKHVTTDGHPYYYNSVTGHSQWEKPKEMSSTNFPGKGSAPSFGPPGANVFVFHLPSHWTDMELYQHFQHFGYVVSARIQRDANGRNKGYGFVSFNNPESALNAIKGMHGFYVSGKHLKVQLKKGEEHYVQMNTPAQPQLTPAQPYSVQQPIIGNHHQPYMTHLMYGGMDSPNQMRYNTYSISR; encoded by the exons atgtcATTAACAAATTCAagtaaaatttttattggAAGTATACCTAAAGATGTAACGGAG GAAGAGCTAAAAACTGAGGCAGCGAAGTATGGTACCATAACACAAGTTTATTACGTACCAGCTACGGCTCAGAGTCCAAGAGGATGGGCATTTATTACATACGAGCAAAGGTCTGAGGCATATAAAGCAATTGAAGCTTTAGActataaatgtatttttcCAAATAGTCAAAGGCCATTAGATGTAAGATTTGCAagttataaatataataattcaaatgATGCTCAAGgaggaaataaaaatgtatgGCAAAAACATGTGACAACAGATGGTcatccatattattataattcaGTAACAGGACATTCACAATGGGAAAAACCAAAAGAAATGTCCTCAACCAATTTTCCTGGAAAGGGTTCAGCACCCTCCTTTGGTCCACCAGGGGCAAatgtttttgtttttcattTGCCATCCCATTGGACAGACATGGAGCTATATcaa CACTTTCAACACTTTGGCTATGTTGTAAGCGCACGAATTCAACGAGATGCCAATGGAAGAAATAAAGGATATGGTTTTGTTAGTTTTAATAATCCTGAATCAGCTTTAAATGCAATAAAAGGTATGCATGGATTTTATGTATCAGGAAAGCATTTAAAGGTTCAGTTAAAAAAAGGGGAAGAACATTATGTACAAATGAATACACCAGCACAACCACAATTAACACCTGCACAACCATACTCAGTTCAACAGCCCATCATAGGAAATCACCACCAACCTTATATGACACATTTAATGTATGGAGGTATGGACTCCCCAAATCAAATGAGATACAACACATATTCTATAAGTAGATAG